The region GGGCGGCGGGGTCCCGGATCCGGTGCGCGCCGCACTCCTCGCCATCGCGGCCGGCGCTGATGGCATTACCGCTCATTTGCGCGAGGACCGGCGCCACATCCGCGATGAGGACATGGCGCGGCTGAAGCGGGAGATCAAGAAGCCGCTCAATTTTGAGATGGCGGCGACCGATGACATGGTGGCGATCGCTCTTGACAAGCGGCCGCACGCAAGCTGCCTTGTCCCTGAAAAGCGCAGCGAGCGCACGACCGAGGGCGGCCTCGATGTCTTCAGCGGTCACGATCATTTGAAAGTTGTCACCGCCGAGCTTGGCAAGGCTGGGGTCCGCGTCTCCCTGTTCATCGAACCCTCCTTGGAAGCCGTGCAAGCCTCGCGCTCGATCGGAGCACGCGTCATCGAATTCCACACCGGCGCCTGGTGCGATGCGCTCACCCATAATGAAAACGCGCGCGCCGAGCATGAACTTGCGCGTATCAAGGCGGCGGCGGCATTGGCGAGCGCCCAGGGACTGGAATGTCACGCAGGCCATGGACTGGATTTTGTTACGGCGAAAATTGCCGCGGGCATACCGGAGATCGTTGAACTCAATATCGGTCATTTTCTGATCGGGGAGGCGGTGTTCATCGGTCTTACGGCGGCGATTGCCAAGATGCGGGCGGCGATGAACGAAGGCCGGGCGCTGGCGGCCGGCTCGGAGAGTTGAGCGTGAGGCAATGATCATCGGCTTCGGCAACGACCTTTGCGATATCAGACGCATTGAGGACTCCCTGACGCGCTTCGGCGAGCGTTTCGTGCAGCGCTGCTTCACCGAGACTGAGCGGCGGAAATCGGATGCGCGAGCGGGCCGTGCCGCCTCTTACGCGAAGCGCTTCGCCGCCAAGGAAGCTTGCGCGAAGGCGCTCGGCACCGGATTCCGGGCTGGGGTTGCTTTTCGTGACATGGGGGTCGTTAATCTGCCTTCAGGCAAGCCGACGATGGCCCTGACTGGCGGCGCTGCGGCGCGGCTCGCGGCTCTCACGCCGCCCGGTTATTTGGTGTTGATCCATCTGACTCTGACCGACGAATATCCGTTGGCCCAGGCACAGGTGATCATCGAGGCCATCGAACCCGCCGCCGCCCGATGAACGGCTGCCCAGCGCCGGAATGCCGCTACTATACCCGGCTTCGCGGGCATGATAAGGAGCGCCCCTTGGCGCGAACGGCAGCTTTGGCAACGCGTCTTGGGCAAGGATGAAAGCATTTGTTTCGAAAGAAAAATGAGATGACAGAGCCAGCACGATTGGATCGGAAGGGCCCCGGAATGAAGCAAGGCGCGAAAGAGAGCGGCAAGGGCGATACCTTGAAGGTCATCTTCCAGGCGCTGTTGATCGCCTTGGTCGTCCGCACCTTTTTATTCCAGCCGTTCAATATTCCGTCTGGCTCGATGATCCCGACCTTGTTGATCGGTGATTATCTTTTCGTATCAAAATACACCTACGGCTATTCCGATCATTCGATTCCCTTCAGCCCGCATTTGTTTTCCGGCAGAATTTTCGCCTCGCCGCCGAAACGCGGTGATGTTGCCGTCTTCAAGCTCCCGCGCGACGGGCAGACGGACTACATCAAACGAGTGATCGGGCTGCCCGGCGACAAGATCCAAATGCAGGACGGCCGCCTTTATATCAACGGTGTCATCGTCCCGCGCGAGCCCATTGCCAAGGTTCATACCGAGGATTTTTACGAGCGCGAGACAGAGGTGCCAACCTATCGCGAGACGTTGCCCGGCGGGATCAGCCATACGATCATCGAGATTCAGGGCGACACGGGATATAACGACAACACTTCAGTTTTCGAGGTGCCCGAAGGGCATTATTTCATGATGGGCGACAACCGGGACAATTCGACCGACAGCCGCGTTCCGCCCGATCAAGGAGGCGTCGGTTTTGTGCCGTTCGAAAATTTGGTCGGCCGCGCCGAATTGATCTTTTTTTCAGTGGGGAAGGGCGAGCCTGCCTGGGCGGTCTGGGAATGGCCCTGGACGGTGCGCTGGGACAGAATGTTCAAAACCGTCAAATAGATGGCACGGAAAAATCGCGATTTAACGCAACTTGAGGAACGTTTCGGCCATGTTTTCGCCGATGGCAAGCTAATCGCGGCGGCCCTCACCCATGTCAGTGCCGCTGCCGGAATCCATAGCGAAACCTACCAAAGGCTCGAATTTCTCGGTGATCGAGTCTTGGGCCTCGCCATCTCCGAAATGCTTTACGAGGGATTTCCCGAAGCAAACGAGGGAGAGCTTTCGCGCCGCTTGGCCGGTCTGGTACGGAAGGAGAGCTGCGCCGAAGTTGCACTCACATGGGGCGTCGAATCCTATGTAAGGCTCGGTGAAAGCGAAAAGCAGGCTGGGGGCGCCAACATGGCCATTCTCGGCGATGTTTGCGAATCGATCATTGGCGCTGTGTTCCTCGACGCCGGATATGCCGCGGCGAAAGCGGTCGTCGCCGCCGCTTTCGGGGCGCGGATGCGCTCACCGGAGCATCCGCTGCGCGATCCAAAGACTCTGCTGCAAGAGTGGGCGCAAGCGCGTGGCCTGCCGGCGCCTCTTTATCGCGAGACGGCGCGATGCGGCCCCGATCACGCTCCGGAATTCACAATTTCCGTCGAAGTGCCGGGCTACCCGTTTGCCGAAGCGAAAGGCTTCGCCAAACGGCTTGCCGAACAGGCGGCGGCAGCGGCATTCATCGCCCGCGAGGGCATCGGCCAAGATAGCCGGCAAACTGGCCATAAGGGCGCTGCGTGAATAACGAACAAGACGCTCCCCGCTGCGGCTTTGTCGCCCTGATCGGGGCGCCGAACGCCGGAAAATCGACACTCATCAACCAGCTGGTCGGCACAAAAGTCTCGATCGTCTCACGCAAGGTGCAAACGACGCGCGGCACGGTTCGCGGTATCGCCCTGGAAGGCGCGGCGCAAATCATCTTTGTCGATACGCCGGGAATCTTCGCGCCCAAACGCCGGCTTGACCGCGCCATGGTGGCGGCCGCCTGGGGCAGTACGGGCGACGCCGAAGCGGCCGCCCTGCTCGTTGATGCACACAAAGGCATAGACGCCGAAGTCGAAGCGATCCTGCGCCGCCTGCCGCAAAGCGGCGCCACAAAAATTCTTGTGCTCAACAAGATTGACATGGTGGAACCGCCAAAGCTCCTCGAACTCGCCGACAAACTCAACCGAGTGTTCCCCTTCGCCGACACCTTTATGATCTCGGCCCTGCGCGGCCACGGCGCCGCCAAACTTCGTCAACACCTGGGAGCGCTGATGCCGCCCGGCCCGTGGCTTTATCCGGAAGACCAGATTTCGGATATGCCGTTGCGCTTACTCGCCGCCGAGATCACCCGCGAGAAAATCTTTGAGCGCCTGCATGATGAATTGCCCTATGCCTCGACGGTCGAAACCGAGCTCTGGAAAGACATGCCGGATGGATCGGTGCGGATCGAGCAAACGATCTATGTGATGCGGGAAGGCCATAAGAAGATCGTCATCGGCGAAGGCGGCCGGACGATCAAGGCGATCGGCACCGCGGCACGTAAGGAGATTATCGAGGCGGCCGATCAAAAGGTGCATCTTTTCTTGTTCGTCAAGGTTCGCGAAAATTGGGGCGATGATCCGGAGCGTTACCGGGAAATGGGGCTCGAATTCCCCAAGAGTTGAATCCAGTCCCTGGATATGCCCCAAATTACTTAGCGCCGGACTGGTGACGTCCGGTTTGCTGATGCGCAGCAAATGCTTATTCGTTTTGTAATTATTATAGCTGCTGCTAGGATTCGAGATCCTGAATCAACAGGCTCATTATTTCATTTTGGGGGGAGGATCATGGTTCGATCAACGCTTACCACCAAATCGAAAAGCACTCGCCACGCATCTAGCAACAAGCTTCTCAAGGGCTTGTCTATCAGGAAGGCCTCGCCACACGGCAAATATGGGTGGCTCCCCGACCTGCCCGATGCGCGCGATTTTTCCTATGCCGCGCCGCTGAATCAGTTCCGGGGAGGCTTGCCGAGTTCGGTCGATCTTCGTCCCAAATGCCCGCCGGTCTATGACCAAGGCCAATTGGGCAGCTGCACCGGGAATGCCATTGCCAGCGCGATCGAATTTGATCAGCGGAAACAAGGAACCCCCGAATTCGTACCTTCGCGTCTCTTCATTTACTACAACGAAAGGGTCATGGAGGGCACGGTCAAGCAAGACGCAGGCGCACAAATACGCGATGGGATCAAATCTGTCGCGCAGCTTGGGGCTCCGCCAGAAACAGATTGGCCTTACGACATTGCGAAATTCAGCAAGCAACCTCCTGCCAAAGCATACAAAGACGCCAAACAGGATATCGTTACGTCCTATGCGCGCGTGGTTCAGAGCCTGACGCAAATGCAAGGCTGTCTCGCTGCGGGATTTCCCTTCGTATTCGGATTTACCGTCTATGAAAGCTTCGAAAGCAAGACGGTTGCCTCGACAGGCATAGTTCCGATGCCAGCCCCAGGCGAGCAGGTACTGGGCGGTCATGCCGTGGTCGCTGTCGGCTACCGCGATGCGAAGAGACAATTCATCGTTCGCAATTCCTGGGGGCCGGATTGGGGTGCGAAGGGTTATTTTTATATGCCTTACGAATATCTCCTGACCAACGACTACGCGGATGATTTTTGGACAATCCGGTCCGTCACGGGATGATCCATATGATTTCCTCCGCCCGGCTTTTAATGAGACTAGGGTCACTGGCCTGGACATTCCTCTGAAGCCCAGGCTGGATAGCGGACGCCGCGCGCAAAGAAATCATCGAGGCGGCCGGCCCAAATGTGCATCTCTTTTTGCTTGTGAAAGTGCGCGAGAGCTGGGCGATGATCCGGAGCGTTGCCAGGAAATGGGATTGGATTTTCCTAAGGAATGAGCGTGCCCGGCTTGAGCGGGCTCTTTGCTGGTTCTATGGTGCGCGTCCTATCGGCCGTTGAGGTTGCACATTTCAAGATGACACTCGCCAGCATGACGGGCTTTGCCCGGGTCACGGGAAGCGCCGGTCCATGGCGGTTGTCCTGGGAGCTCAAATCCGTCAACGCTAAGGGTCTTGATACGAGGCTGCGGCTTTCACCTCCCTTCGATGAAATCGAGCCGGACGCGAAGGCGAAAATCGGGCAAAAGCTAAGCCGTGGAACGATCCAAGTGGCCTTTGCCGCGCAGCGCGACATCACAACCCCAGAAATTCGTGTCAACCAGGATTTGCTTGGCAAGCTCATGGCGGCGGTCGCGGAAATCCCGCTGCCGGAAATGATCACGCCCGCGACCCTCGACGGACTTCTTTCCGTGCGCGGCGTCGTCGAAGTCTTCGACGCGCCGGAAGACCAGGCCGAGATTTCAACCGCAAGGACGAGTGCTCTCGCCTTGCTCGACACGGCGCTCGATTCGCTCGTCTCCATGCGGCAAGGCGAAGGCGCCGTGCTTACAGCGGTCCTCTTGGCGCGGCTCGAAAAGATCGCCGCGCTGACGCAAGCTGCGGATCAATCGCCGGCCCGCAAGCCCGAAGCCATAAGGGCGCGCCTCGCGCAATTGCTCACAACGCTTGCCGGAAATAGCAATTTCGACCAGAACCGTTTGCATCAGGAAGCGCTCATGCTGGCGGCCAAGGCCGATATCAGGGAAGAACTGGACCGCCTTGCGGCGCATACCGCCGCCGCCCGCGATCTTTTGGCGGCAGGCGGCACGGTTGGCCGCAGGCTCGATTTCCTTGCCCAAGAGCTTTCCCGCGAGGCCAATACGCTGTGCGCCAAATCAAACGATGCGAGCCTGACAGCGCTTGGTCTCGAATTGCGCGTTGAGATCGAGCAATTCCGCGAACAGGTCCAAAACATCGAGTAGAAACAACATGCCGCTCGAAAACCAACTTGTGAAGCACGACACGGGGCCCGCGCGAAAAGCGCCGCTTGGCCGGCGCGGCTTGATGCTGATTCTTTCGTCCCCATCCGGGGCCGGCAAGACGACCTTGACGCGCATGCTGCTACAAACCAAGGAGCTAGATCTTACTTTGTCGATCTCGGTGACGACGCGGCCGCGGCGTTCGAGCGAGGTTGATGGCATCCATTATATGTTCATCACCAAAAAGCAGTTCGAGGCGCTGCGCGACGGCGGCGATTTGCTCGAATGGGCGGAAGTGCACGGCAATCTTTATGGCACCCCGCGCGAGGCTGCCGAACGGGTTTTACGGCAAGGCCGCGACGTTCTCTTCGACATCGATTATCAAGGGACTCAGCAGATCAAGCAAAATTCGGCCGGGGATGCCGTCACGATTTTTATCTTGCCGCCGTCGATGAAAGAATTGCGCTCCCGCCTTGAACGCCGCGCCGAAGATCCACCCGAGGGCATCGAAAAGCGGTTGAACGCGGCGCGCAATGAGATCCGCCGGTGGACGGATTATGATTATGTGCTCGTCAACGACGATATCCAAAGCACCTTCGCGGATCTTCTCGCGATCCTTTCAGCCGAACGCCGCCGCACCGCACGGACGCGTGATGAAATTGGTGATTTCGTCGAACGGCTGCTCCGCGAACCGTAAGCGCGAATCGGCCATCCGGGGGCTTGCCGCGGTTACCCAGCGCCCTACCTTTGACTGTCACCATGAGCAAAGCTTTCACCAAGGAACCCGAGACGGAAACAGAGTTCGAAGACGAACTCCCCGCACTTCCGGCCGGACTTACAAACTACATCACGCCGGACGGTTTCCGCCGGCTCGAAGACGAATTTGCCGAGTTGCAAAAAAACGAGCGGCCCAAAATCGTCGAGACCGTGGCCTGGGCCGCAGGCAATGGCGACCGGTCGGAAAACGGCGACTATATTTACGGCAAGCGGCGCCTGCGCGAGATCGACCGCCGCTTGCGCTTTCTCCGTAAACGGATGGAAATCGCCGAAGTCGTCGATCCGGCGCGGCAAAAGAACCACGCGCAGGTCTATTTCGGCGCCACCGTCACCTATTTGACCGGACACGGCGAAGAAAAGACGGTGAAGATCGTCGGCATTGACGAAGCGCGTTCGGAGCTCCACGAGATCAGCTGGATCTCGCCGGTCGCCAAGGCACTTTTGAAGGCAGCAGAAGGCGATAGCGTCGAGGTGCGCACGCCCAAAGGAATCGAGCGAATCGAGATTCTAAAAATCCTCTACTGATGTCTGAGCCATCAGTTTTGTCCGGTTTTACCCCTCAATCTTACCAAGGTGTTTCACGTGAAACGTTTTGGTACGATTGACGGCTTGCGCAAAGCACCGGACCAAGGCGGCGTGATGTAGGGAACCGGGATTTTGGATTCGCGAAATGCCGCGATAGGATTAAGCTTTCGCCCTTTCGTTTTTTGAACCGCGGCATTCCAGCTTTCGCCTCATACCGAGCGCGATGGGAATGGCCTATTGGCGTGCACCGTCACGGC is a window of Methylocapsa sp. D3K7 DNA encoding:
- a CDS encoding pyridoxine 5'-phosphate synthase, encoding MPHPPYLRLGVNIDHVATLRNARGGGVPDPVRAALLAIAAGADGITAHLREDRRHIRDEDMARLKREIKKPLNFEMAATDDMVAIALDKRPHASCLVPEKRSERTTEGGLDVFSGHDHLKVVTAELGKAGVRVSLFIEPSLEAVQASRSIGARVIEFHTGAWCDALTHNENARAEHELARIKAAAALASAQGLECHAGHGLDFVTAKIAAGIPEIVELNIGHFLIGEAVFIGLTAAIAKMRAAMNEGRALAAGSES
- the acpS gene encoding holo-ACP synthase, giving the protein MIIGFGNDLCDIRRIEDSLTRFGERFVQRCFTETERRKSDARAGRAASYAKRFAAKEACAKALGTGFRAGVAFRDMGVVNLPSGKPTMALTGGAAARLAALTPPGYLVLIHLTLTDEYPLAQAQVIIEAIEPAAAR
- the lepB gene encoding signal peptidase I, translating into MKQGAKESGKGDTLKVIFQALLIALVVRTFLFQPFNIPSGSMIPTLLIGDYLFVSKYTYGYSDHSIPFSPHLFSGRIFASPPKRGDVAVFKLPRDGQTDYIKRVIGLPGDKIQMQDGRLYINGVIVPREPIAKVHTEDFYERETEVPTYRETLPGGISHTIIEIQGDTGYNDNTSVFEVPEGHYFMMGDNRDNSTDSRVPPDQGGVGFVPFENLVGRAELIFFSVGKGEPAWAVWEWPWTVRWDRMFKTVK
- the rnc gene encoding ribonuclease III, coding for MARKNRDLTQLEERFGHVFADGKLIAAALTHVSAAAGIHSETYQRLEFLGDRVLGLAISEMLYEGFPEANEGELSRRLAGLVRKESCAEVALTWGVESYVRLGESEKQAGGANMAILGDVCESIIGAVFLDAGYAAAKAVVAAAFGARMRSPEHPLRDPKTLLQEWAQARGLPAPLYRETARCGPDHAPEFTISVEVPGYPFAEAKGFAKRLAEQAAAAAFIAREGIGQDSRQTGHKGAA
- the era gene encoding GTPase Era produces the protein MNNEQDAPRCGFVALIGAPNAGKSTLINQLVGTKVSIVSRKVQTTRGTVRGIALEGAAQIIFVDTPGIFAPKRRLDRAMVAAAWGSTGDAEAAALLVDAHKGIDAEVEAILRRLPQSGATKILVLNKIDMVEPPKLLELADKLNRVFPFADTFMISALRGHGAAKLRQHLGALMPPGPWLYPEDQISDMPLRLLAAEITREKIFERLHDELPYASTVETELWKDMPDGSVRIEQTIYVMREGHKKIVIGEGGRTIKAIGTAARKEIIEAADQKVHLFLFVKVRENWGDDPERYREMGLEFPKS
- a CDS encoding C1 family peptidase, which gives rise to MVRSTLTTKSKSTRHASSNKLLKGLSIRKASPHGKYGWLPDLPDARDFSYAAPLNQFRGGLPSSVDLRPKCPPVYDQGQLGSCTGNAIASAIEFDQRKQGTPEFVPSRLFIYYNERVMEGTVKQDAGAQIRDGIKSVAQLGAPPETDWPYDIAKFSKQPPAKAYKDAKQDIVTSYARVVQSLTQMQGCLAAGFPFVFGFTVYESFESKTVASTGIVPMPAPGEQVLGGHAVVAVGYRDAKRQFIVRNSWGPDWGAKGYFYMPYEYLLTNDYADDFWTIRSVTG
- a CDS encoding YicC/YloC family endoribonuclease: MTLASMTGFARVTGSAGPWRLSWELKSVNAKGLDTRLRLSPPFDEIEPDAKAKIGQKLSRGTIQVAFAAQRDITTPEIRVNQDLLGKLMAAVAEIPLPEMITPATLDGLLSVRGVVEVFDAPEDQAEISTARTSALALLDTALDSLVSMRQGEGAVLTAVLLARLEKIAALTQAADQSPARKPEAIRARLAQLLTTLAGNSNFDQNRLHQEALMLAAKADIREELDRLAAHTAAARDLLAAGGTVGRRLDFLAQELSREANTLCAKSNDASLTALGLELRVEIEQFREQVQNIE
- the gmk gene encoding guanylate kinase, whose protein sequence is MPLENQLVKHDTGPARKAPLGRRGLMLILSSPSGAGKTTLTRMLLQTKELDLTLSISVTTRPRRSSEVDGIHYMFITKKQFEALRDGGDLLEWAEVHGNLYGTPREAAERVLRQGRDVLFDIDYQGTQQIKQNSAGDAVTIFILPPSMKELRSRLERRAEDPPEGIEKRLNAARNEIRRWTDYDYVLVNDDIQSTFADLLAILSAERRRTARTRDEIGDFVERLLREP
- the greB gene encoding transcription elongation factor GreB, with translation MSKAFTKEPETETEFEDELPALPAGLTNYITPDGFRRLEDEFAELQKNERPKIVETVAWAAGNGDRSENGDYIYGKRRLREIDRRLRFLRKRMEIAEVVDPARQKNHAQVYFGATVTYLTGHGEEKTVKIVGIDEARSELHEISWISPVAKALLKAAEGDSVEVRTPKGIERIEILKILY